A single genomic interval of Alistipes provencensis harbors:
- a CDS encoding DUF2867 domain-containing protein translates to MKIRQSPLPAHSIVAQYTADYTDCFRGEFPGTERIPPEKLMAAFWTTMPGWLAFLFKLRNLLVRPFGLKTETNGNREALKEALEKGESLGMMTVAAKTADEMVVSLDDKHLKAYLSVYIEGRNIYLSTLVQYHNKLGVAYFTLIRPFHKIVVKSMFRAVMRAQGFR, encoded by the coding sequence ATGAAAATACGCCAATCGCCGCTTCCGGCACACTCGATCGTTGCGCAGTACACCGCCGATTACACCGACTGCTTCCGGGGAGAATTCCCCGGCACGGAACGCATCCCGCCGGAGAAACTCATGGCCGCGTTCTGGACGACGATGCCCGGCTGGCTGGCGTTTCTTTTCAAACTCCGCAACCTGCTGGTCAGGCCTTTCGGACTGAAGACCGAGACCAACGGCAACCGGGAAGCGCTGAAAGAGGCGCTGGAAAAAGGGGAGAGCCTCGGCATGATGACCGTCGCGGCGAAAACGGCGGACGAGATGGTCGTCAGCCTCGACGACAAGCACCTGAAAGCCTATCTGTCGGTCTATATCGAGGGCCGGAACATTTACCTCAGCACGCTGGTGCAGTACCACAACAAACTGGGAGTCGCCTATTTCACCCTGATCCGCCCGTTCCATAAAATCGTCGTCAAAAGCATGTTCCGGGCAGTGATGCGGGCACAAGGCTTCCGATAA
- a CDS encoding PLP-dependent cysteine synthase family protein gives MKKNILKTIGNTPMVRINRLCPNPNVNIYAKLEGFNPTGSIKDRIALKMIEAAEQDGRLTPGKTIIEPTSGNTGIGLAIVGIVKGYPVEIVMSEAVSIERRKIIRSYGAKVILTPAAEGTDGAIRLARKKVAENPDAYFMPDQFANASNYLAHYQSTALEIWQQTGGKIDYLVCAIGTSGTLMGISRFLKVMKPDIKVVCAQPIRGHYIQGLKNMEEAIVPDIYDPSQIDVQEMIESEEAIAMAREIIAKEAIFAGMSSGAAMLAAARTAEKIERGNIVVVFPDRAEKYLSTTMFDEFSD, from the coding sequence ATGAAAAAAAATATTTTGAAAACCATCGGAAATACCCCGATGGTGCGGATTAACCGGCTGTGCCCGAATCCGAACGTCAACATTTATGCGAAGCTCGAGGGATTCAACCCCACGGGCAGCATCAAGGACCGCATCGCGCTCAAGATGATCGAGGCGGCCGAGCAGGACGGGCGGCTGACCCCCGGCAAGACCATCATCGAACCCACGTCGGGCAATACGGGCATCGGACTGGCCATCGTGGGGATCGTCAAGGGCTATCCCGTGGAGATCGTGATGAGCGAGGCGGTGTCGATCGAGCGGCGGAAGATCATCCGTTCCTACGGCGCCAAGGTGATCCTGACGCCCGCTGCCGAGGGTACCGACGGAGCGATCCGGCTGGCGCGGAAAAAGGTGGCCGAGAATCCCGACGCCTATTTCATGCCCGACCAGTTCGCCAATGCGAGCAACTATCTGGCGCACTACCAGTCCACGGCGCTGGAGATCTGGCAGCAGACCGGCGGCAAGATCGACTACCTCGTCTGCGCCATCGGGACCTCGGGGACGCTGATGGGCATTTCGCGCTTCCTGAAGGTGATGAAGCCCGACATCAAGGTCGTCTGCGCACAGCCCATTCGGGGACACTACATTCAGGGTTTGAAGAACATGGAGGAGGCCATCGTGCCCGACATCTACGACCCGTCGCAGATCGACGTGCAGGAGATGATCGAGAGCGAGGAGGCGATCGCCATGGCCCGGGAGATCATCGCCAAGGAGGCGATTTTCGCCGGCATGAGCAGCGGTGCGGCGATGCTGGCGGCCGCACGCACGGCGGAGAAGATCGAGCGCGGCAACATCGTGGTGGTCTTCCCCGACCGGGCCGAGAAATACCTGAGCACGACGATGTTCGACGAGTTCTCGGACTGA
- a CDS encoding protein-disulfide reductase DsbD family protein — protein sequence MYKLIRSLLPVIAALLAATAGAQNADWKSTVEHLEGDAYRIVLETSIPAPYHMYDMGPYEGGPNATTIVFTPGEGVTLEGDVEQLTQPDRHYDKTFEMEIGTFAGKARFAQRVKLAVPESSVKAQIEWMLCNDTSCMPPDDTELTIAIPAGSTPGSAAATAPAEPEKAPAAEVAPAQKDAAGGGSLWALIIEAILWGFAALLTPCVFPMVPMTVSFFMKSAGSPALGRIRAGMYGFFIVALYTLPIAAIILITRVLGGDAVTADIFNWLATHWLPNILFFLVFMVFAASFFGAFEITMPSWMVNKTDSKADSKGLAGIFFMALTLVLVSFSCTGPIVGSVLIKSTAGEFWTPIITMLAFSLAFALPFTLFAFFPAMLKKLPKSGGWLNSVKVVLGFIEVALGMKFLSVADQTYHWGLLDREIYLAVWIVVFSLLGLYLLGKIKFAHDSDMPYLGVGRLALAIVTFSFVVYLIPGMWGAPLKGLSGYLPPLHTQDFVVGQGGPVSTTGGDARMLLTVDGRKPKHSDFLHLPHNLEGFFDLPEAEAYAAKVGKPLFIDFTGHGCVNCREMEARVWSDPQVLDILRNDYVIVALFSDDKKVLPESEWVTTDSGKVLKSLGKINSYYALKTFGVNAQPYYVLQGRDGKELVPPRGYDLSVPGFVEFLRSGVEAYRNQQ from the coding sequence ATGTACAAACTGATTCGCAGCCTATTGCCGGTCATTGCGGCCCTCCTCGCCGCGACAGCCGGAGCGCAGAACGCCGACTGGAAAAGCACGGTGGAGCACCTCGAAGGCGACGCCTACCGGATCGTGCTCGAAACCTCGATCCCGGCACCCTACCATATGTACGACATGGGCCCCTACGAGGGCGGCCCCAATGCCACCACCATCGTCTTTACGCCCGGCGAGGGCGTGACCCTCGAGGGCGACGTCGAGCAGCTCACCCAACCCGACCGCCACTACGACAAGACCTTCGAGATGGAGATCGGCACCTTCGCCGGAAAGGCCCGGTTCGCCCAGCGGGTGAAACTCGCGGTGCCGGAATCCTCCGTCAAGGCCCAGATCGAGTGGATGCTCTGCAACGACACGAGCTGCATGCCCCCCGACGACACGGAGCTGACGATTGCCATTCCCGCGGGTTCGACGCCCGGGAGTGCGGCGGCAACCGCCCCGGCGGAGCCTGAAAAAGCCCCGGCCGCCGAGGTCGCTCCCGCGCAGAAAGACGCCGCAGGCGGCGGATCGCTGTGGGCGCTGATCATCGAAGCCATCCTATGGGGCTTTGCGGCCCTGCTGACCCCCTGCGTCTTCCCGATGGTCCCGATGACCGTCTCGTTCTTCATGAAGAGCGCCGGAAGCCCCGCATTGGGCCGCATCCGTGCCGGCATGTACGGATTCTTCATCGTAGCCCTCTACACGCTGCCCATCGCCGCCATCATCCTCATCACCCGCGTGCTGGGCGGCGACGCCGTGACGGCCGATATCTTCAACTGGCTGGCCACGCACTGGCTGCCGAACATCCTGTTCTTCCTCGTGTTCATGGTCTTCGCCGCATCGTTCTTCGGGGCGTTCGAAATCACGATGCCCTCGTGGATGGTGAACAAAACCGACTCCAAAGCCGACTCCAAGGGGCTTGCGGGCATCTTCTTCATGGCCCTGACGCTTGTGCTGGTGTCGTTCTCCTGTACGGGCCCCATCGTGGGCTCGGTGCTCATCAAATCCACCGCCGGAGAGTTCTGGACTCCGATCATCACCATGCTGGCTTTCTCGCTGGCCTTCGCACTGCCGTTCACGCTCTTCGCGTTCTTCCCCGCGATGCTCAAGAAACTGCCCAAAAGCGGCGGATGGCTCAACTCGGTAAAAGTCGTACTGGGATTCATCGAAGTCGCACTGGGCATGAAATTCCTCTCGGTAGCCGACCAGACCTACCACTGGGGGCTGCTCGACCGCGAAATCTACCTCGCCGTTTGGATCGTGGTTTTCTCGTTGCTGGGATTATATCTGCTGGGGAAAATCAAGTTCGCCCACGACAGCGACATGCCCTATCTGGGCGTGGGCCGTCTGGCGCTGGCGATCGTCACGTTCTCGTTCGTCGTCTACCTCATCCCCGGCATGTGGGGAGCCCCGCTGAAAGGTCTCTCGGGCTACCTCCCGCCTCTGCATACGCAGGACTTCGTCGTCGGACAGGGCGGCCCGGTTTCAACGACCGGCGGCGATGCGCGCATGCTGCTGACCGTCGACGGGCGGAAACCCAAGCACAGCGATTTCCTCCACCTGCCGCACAACCTCGAGGGTTTCTTCGATCTCCCGGAGGCCGAAGCCTATGCCGCGAAGGTCGGAAAACCCCTCTTCATCGACTTCACGGGCCACGGATGCGTCAACTGCCGCGAAATGGAGGCCCGCGTGTGGTCCGATCCGCAGGTGCTGGACATCCTGCGCAACGACTATGTGATCGTCGCGCTTTTCTCCGACGACAAGAAAGTGCTTCCCGAGAGCGAATGGGTCACGACCGATTCGGGGAAAGTGCTGAAAAGCCTCGGCAAGATCAACTCCTACTACGCCCTGAAAACCTTCGGGGTCAACGCCCAGCCCTACTATGTGTTGCAGGGCCGCGACGGAAAAGAGCTCGTGCCGCCGCGCGGCTACGACCTCAGCGTGCCCGGATTCGTGGAGTTCCTACGCAGCGGCGTCGAGGCCTACAGAAACCAGCAATAA
- a CDS encoding glycosyltransferase family 2 protein, which produces MIRMSLVIPTHNRAAQLIAALESVVRQNLPPHMWECVVVNNNSTDNTVMRFENFAEAHPGVTLRLVTEEGPGVSYARNRGLQEAKAPLVAFIDDDERVNPGFLRAYLDFFDTHPEAVVAGGRIVAEYPKGRPGWMSKYVEMPIANPMDFGPDVRPFPAGRVPGGGNMAFRRAGLAGYGGFDPTLGRVNGELIGGEENDFFERLLAGGETIWYVPDAVMWHVIPPAKLTETYFRKLSYNVGVSQRLRAQIHRRLPKTYVLELAKWVATLGLCLTMPPRRSVWLLRMRSEISRGLFTKIK; this is translated from the coding sequence ATGATTCGAATGTCACTCGTCATCCCCACCCATAACCGTGCCGCACAACTCATCGCGGCGCTTGAATCCGTCGTGCGTCAGAACCTGCCGCCGCACATGTGGGAATGCGTGGTGGTGAACAACAACTCCACGGACAATACTGTGATGCGTTTCGAAAATTTTGCCGAGGCGCATCCGGGCGTCACCCTGCGGCTCGTCACGGAGGAGGGCCCCGGTGTGTCGTATGCCCGCAACCGGGGGTTGCAGGAGGCCAAGGCGCCGCTGGTGGCTTTCATCGACGACGATGAGCGGGTGAATCCGGGGTTCCTGCGTGCCTATCTCGACTTTTTCGACACGCATCCCGAGGCCGTCGTGGCCGGGGGACGCATCGTCGCCGAATATCCCAAGGGGCGTCCCGGCTGGATGTCGAAATACGTCGAGATGCCGATCGCCAATCCGATGGATTTCGGTCCCGACGTGCGTCCGTTCCCTGCGGGACGGGTTCCGGGGGGCGGCAACATGGCTTTCCGGCGTGCCGGACTGGCGGGTTACGGCGGATTCGATCCCACGTTGGGACGCGTGAACGGCGAGTTGATCGGCGGTGAGGAGAACGACTTTTTCGAGAGACTTCTGGCGGGCGGCGAGACGATCTGGTATGTGCCGGACGCGGTGATGTGGCATGTCATTCCGCCCGCGAAACTCACCGAGACCTATTTCCGGAAACTGAGCTACAACGTCGGTGTCAGCCAGCGGCTCCGGGCGCAGATTCACCGCCGGCTGCCCAAGACCTACGTCCTTGAACTGGCCAAATGGGTGGCGACACTCGGGCTGTGCCTGACGATGCCTCCCCGCAGGTCGGTCTGGCTGCTGCGCATGCGCAGCGAGATCAGCCGGGGCCTGTTCACGAAGATAAAATGA
- a CDS encoding adenosine kinase — translation MKRVIGIGNALTDMLVNLKTDSVLGRFKLAKGSMSLVDTKLQTEISKSVAGLPYSLSLGGSAGNTIRAMAQLGSSVGFIGKVGPDTTGDFFVQALDNLGIEPIIFRGKERSGKCVSLISADGERTMVTHLGAALELSADEIEPTIFDGYDCLYVEGYLVQNHELILKAARTAKECGLKVAIDLASFNIVAENLEFLRGLVRDYVDIVFANEDEAKTFTCEGEPLNALQAISEMCELAVVKIGIKGAMIKQGDEVVHVGIMAAAKRVDTTGAGDFYAAGFLAGLCDGLSLRQCGTIGAITAGKVIEVVGTTFGEEAWADIHRLVSKVKNEKYLF, via the coding sequence ATGAAACGCGTCATCGGCATCGGCAACGCCCTTACGGACATGCTGGTCAACCTGAAAACCGACTCCGTGCTGGGGAGGTTCAAATTAGCCAAGGGCTCGATGAGCCTCGTGGACACCAAACTGCAGACCGAGATCTCGAAATCGGTGGCAGGGCTCCCCTATTCGCTCTCGCTCGGCGGATCGGCCGGCAACACCATCCGGGCCATGGCGCAACTGGGCAGCAGCGTCGGGTTCATCGGCAAGGTAGGTCCCGACACCACGGGCGATTTCTTCGTGCAGGCGCTGGACAACCTCGGCATCGAGCCGATCATCTTCCGCGGCAAAGAGCGTTCGGGCAAATGCGTGTCGCTGATCTCGGCGGACGGCGAGCGCACGATGGTCACCCATCTGGGCGCCGCGCTGGAGCTCTCGGCCGACGAGATCGAACCGACGATCTTCGACGGCTACGACTGCCTTTATGTCGAAGGGTATCTGGTCCAGAACCACGAACTGATCCTCAAAGCCGCCCGCACAGCCAAAGAGTGCGGACTGAAGGTCGCCATCGATCTGGCAAGTTTCAACATCGTCGCCGAGAACCTCGAATTCCTGCGCGGACTGGTGCGCGACTATGTGGACATCGTCTTCGCCAACGAGGACGAGGCCAAGACCTTCACCTGCGAAGGCGAGCCGCTGAACGCCCTGCAAGCCATTTCCGAGATGTGTGAACTGGCCGTGGTCAAGATCGGCATCAAGGGTGCGATGATCAAGCAGGGGGACGAGGTCGTACATGTGGGCATCATGGCCGCGGCCAAGCGCGTGGACACCACCGGAGCCGGGGACTTTTACGCCGCGGGCTTCCTCGCGGGACTCTGCGACGGGCTTTCGCTCCGCCAGTGCGGGACGATCGGCGCCATCACCGCCGGCAAGGTGATCGAGGTCGTGGGCACGACTTTCGGCGAGGAGGCATGGGCCGACATCCACCGGTTGGTCAGCAAAGTGAAAAACGAGAAGTATTTGTTCTAA
- the pfkA gene encoding 6-phosphofructokinase has protein sequence MAGIKSIGILTSGGDAPGMNAAIRAVTRSAIFNGFTVKGIMRGYKGLVFNEIVEFKSQSVSNIIQLGGTILKTARSQEFTTPEGRKAAYDNMVAAGIDALVVIGGDGSLTGAGIFAEEFNVPIVGLPGTIDNDLGGTDSTIGYDTALNTIMEAVDKLRDTASSHERLFFVEVMGHTAGYLALNSAIATGSEAAIIPEMETEVDQLAELINHGFRKSKNSAIVIVAENPKTGGATALAERVKKEFPQYDARVTILGHIQRGGSPTAVDRILASRMGEAAIEAILDGQRNVMIGTMNGKIVYVPFAKAVKHDKGIDRGALDLVKILSI, from the coding sequence ATGGCCGGAATCAAAAGCATCGGCATCCTGACCTCGGGCGGTGACGCCCCGGGCATGAATGCCGCAATACGCGCGGTGACGCGCAGCGCGATTTTCAACGGATTTACCGTGAAAGGAATCATGCGCGGATACAAAGGACTTGTATTCAACGAGATCGTCGAATTCAAGTCGCAAAGCGTCAGCAACATCATCCAGTTGGGCGGCACGATCCTCAAGACGGCGCGCAGTCAGGAGTTCACGACTCCCGAAGGCCGCAAGGCCGCCTACGACAACATGGTCGCCGCGGGAATCGACGCACTGGTGGTGATCGGCGGCGACGGTTCGCTGACCGGCGCGGGCATCTTCGCCGAGGAGTTCAACGTACCGATCGTGGGTCTTCCCGGAACGATCGACAACGACCTCGGGGGAACCGATTCGACGATCGGCTACGACACGGCGCTGAACACCATCATGGAGGCGGTCGACAAACTGCGCGACACGGCGTCGAGTCACGAACGGTTGTTCTTCGTCGAGGTGATGGGCCACACGGCAGGCTATCTGGCGCTCAACAGCGCCATCGCCACGGGTTCCGAGGCCGCGATCATCCCGGAGATGGAGACCGAGGTCGACCAGTTGGCCGAACTCATCAACCACGGCTTCCGCAAGAGCAAGAACTCGGCGATCGTGATCGTCGCGGAGAACCCCAAGACGGGCGGCGCCACGGCGCTGGCCGAACGTGTGAAGAAGGAGTTTCCGCAGTACGACGCCCGTGTGACGATTCTGGGCCACATCCAACGCGGCGGTTCGCCGACGGCCGTGGACCGCATCCTCGCTTCGCGCATGGGTGAGGCGGCCATCGAGGCCATCCTCGACGGGCAGCGCAACGTGATGATCGGCACGATGAACGGCAAGATCGTCTATGTGCCTTTCGCCAAGGCCGTGAAGCACGACAAGGGCATCGACCGCGGTGCGCTGGACCTCGTAAAGATACTGTCGATATAG
- a CDS encoding PspC domain-containing protein: protein MKEVKKCSISGVAFTMDTDAYEALEAYLDSLKKSYREAPDGAEIVADIEARIAELILSAQDNTRVVEKPLILNIIQQMGSAEDISDQSADHDLHCDTPRIPRRLYRDTENAKLGGVCAGIGKYFDIDPVWVRLGLFLPLLLTCFGWLPFLPWFSPMFGNLFGIFLICYFIMWFAVPAPRTARQKLEMNGEKITAQSIGDVTAASACADPDARAKPIIAEAVSVFGKVVLILLKIFAGFLVFGLIMGACALIIGLFALIVGGESLFAPEILGNTVSIWVASLGILAGLIPLILLIYVLMCLIASRKPGGKTVLAIFLLWLASIIAVSCVAIRENVGDKLRKRRDAIEQVFRSEIVIDGDTTTLERLLEDYDDESVIEEGRKILHIAVPSKSIDITVDKKQGRLRVNADGKEVSVQAGGKGGKASVSITAGDRADSLTDAKE, encoded by the coding sequence ATGAAAGAGGTTAAGAAATGCAGCATATCGGGCGTGGCGTTCACGATGGACACCGACGCCTACGAGGCCCTCGAAGCCTATCTCGACAGCCTGAAAAAGAGCTACAGGGAAGCGCCCGACGGCGCGGAGATTGTCGCCGACATCGAAGCCCGCATCGCCGAACTGATCCTCTCGGCGCAGGACAACACCCGCGTCGTAGAAAAGCCCCTGATCCTGAACATCATCCAGCAGATGGGCTCCGCCGAGGACATCTCCGACCAGAGTGCCGATCACGACCTGCACTGCGACACCCCGCGCATCCCGCGCCGCCTCTACCGCGACACGGAGAACGCCAAGCTGGGCGGCGTCTGCGCCGGCATCGGCAAATATTTCGACATCGACCCCGTGTGGGTGCGGCTCGGGCTGTTCCTGCCGCTGCTGCTCACCTGCTTCGGATGGCTTCCTTTCCTGCCTTGGTTCAGCCCGATGTTCGGCAACCTGTTCGGCATCTTCCTGATCTGCTACTTCATCATGTGGTTCGCCGTCCCGGCACCCCGCACGGCACGGCAGAAACTCGAAATGAACGGCGAGAAGATCACCGCGCAGTCCATCGGCGACGTCACGGCGGCTTCGGCCTGCGCCGACCCCGACGCCCGGGCCAAACCGATCATCGCCGAGGCGGTCTCGGTCTTCGGCAAAGTCGTGCTCATCCTGCTGAAGATCTTCGCCGGATTCCTCGTCTTCGGGCTCATCATGGGCGCCTGCGCCCTGATAATCGGGCTCTTCGCCCTCATCGTCGGCGGAGAGAGCCTTTTCGCCCCCGAAATTCTGGGCAACACTGTCTCGATCTGGGTCGCAAGCCTCGGCATACTGGCCGGACTGATCCCGCTGATCCTGCTGATCTATGTGCTGATGTGCCTGATCGCCTCGCGCAAACCCGGCGGCAAGACCGTTCTGGCCATCTTCCTGCTGTGGCTCGCCTCGATCATCGCCGTTTCGTGCGTGGCCATCCGCGAGAACGTGGGCGACAAGCTCCGCAAGAGGCGCGACGCCATCGAACAGGTGTTCCGGAGCGAGATCGTCATCGACGGCGACACCACGACGCTGGAGCGCCTGCTCGAAGATTACGACGACGAGAGCGTGATCGAGGAGGGGCGCAAGATTCTCCACATCGCCGTGCCCTCGAAGTCGATCGACATCACGGTCGACAAGAAACAGGGACGCCTGCGGGTCAACGCCGACGGCAAGGAGGTCTCGGTTCAGGCCGGCGGAAAAGGCGGAAAAGCCTCGGTGAGCATCACCGCCGGTGACCGGGCGGACTCCCTAACCGACGCAAAGGAATAA